GCTTTCGTCCCAGAACCGATGCGGCCGTCCGGAGCGACGGTGAAGCGCCGCGCGCGCGCTCCCCGGTAGCTCGGCTTGAGGCGCGGGTTACCGCTGGTGTCGAACTCCAGCCAAGTCTCCGGATAGTCTTCGTCCCGGTCATCGAAGGTAAATCCGGTATCGTGGGACGGGTGTGGCGTTAGGAAGCCGAAGGTTTCGCCCTCGGGCTGTTCGTCCTGGCCATCGGTCTCGTCACTCTTGGCCGGAGGAGCGTCGTCGATGTCACGGGCGAGGAGGATCGGTGCGCCTTCCTCCTTCACCAACCTCACCGGGTGATACTCGTGACCGCACTCGCGGCAGAAGTGCAGAGCGTAGAGGCGCTTGTCAGGTTGTTCAGGGAAAAATTGCTGCCCTTCGACGGTCACCTTCCGCGTGCCGTCTGGCTCCATGGTCGCGTAGGCGTGGCCGGCACCAGAGATGAACTGATGGAGCTTGAAAGCGAAAAAACTCTTCTCGCTCGCTCCTGGAACTGAAGTCCGAAGTTGCTCGGGGACACTGGAGACGAGGAGGAGATCTCGGAGCGCCCTTCGGCACGCGGGCGCGTCGCGACCCGCTTCGGCCGAGAGGGTCATGACCGCCTCCGTCTCCGTCATGGGCTTCGCGCGGACCCAGCGCTGGTCGACCTGGGAGAAGGAAATCCCGAGACGAGTCTCCACCCAGACCGCGAGCGGGTGCTCCCGCAGCGCCGCGTCCGGAATGTCCTGCGGGACGCCGGCGTCAATGGCCTTGCCCAGCAGTGGGCGAACAGACTCCGCCGTTGCCGCAGAGTCCGTGATGCGTTCCAGAGTTTCCACGATGACGTTGCTCTCGCCGATGGAGTTCGCAAAGAGCTTCGAGGCCACGCGAGCAACCACCCGGCTCTTATCCTCCACCGAGCCCTCGCTGGCCATCGTGGCGGAGGTGCCGATGCAGAGGAGCTTCTCGGGCTGGAGCCTCTCGCGGACGCGGCGCACCAGCAAGGCCACATCTGCACCCTGGCGCCCCCGGTAGGTGTGGAACTCGTCCAAGACGAGGAACCGGAGACCTGCGCAGTTGCCGATGACCCGGCGATCGATGCCTTCTTGCCTCGTCATGAGGAGCTCGAGCATCATGAAGTTCGTGAGCAGGATGTCGGGGGGCTCCTCAGCGACCCGCTTGCGCTCGTCGGCGTCCTCCTGCCCCGTGTAGCGGGCAAACGTGATCGGCGGTCGTCCCGGGACGTTTCCAACGAACTTCCCGAGCTCCTCCATCTGGGAGTTTGCGAGCGCGTTCATCGGATAGACCACGATGGCGCGCGTACGACGTTGCGCGCTCGAACGTCGTGCGCTTAACACGTGGCTGACAATCGGGATGAAGAAGCAGAGCGACTTACCCGAACCGGTGCCGGTCGTGACGACGAAGCTCTCCCCTTCAGTGGCGAGTGCGATCGCCTGCTCCTGGTGCTTATAGAGGGACAGCGGCCGCCCGTCTGCCTGGAAAATGTCGGCACAGCCCGGGTCGAGCACGCCGCTGTTCACGAGCGCGCTCACGTCCGCCGTACGCTTATAGCTCGGGTTGATCTGAATCAGTGGCTCCGGCCAGTACCGCTGCTCGGCGTAGATCGCTTCGACCTGGTCGCGGATATCCTGCGCGTAGATCGTCGTGAAAGAGGTTGCGAAACGCTTGTACTCCTCGACGACGCTGTCGCGGAGGGAGAACACGTCGAGAGCAAGAGCACCATCGCTTCCGCCAGCCTTTTTCGCAGCGTGGGTGCTCATGACTTGCTCCGCCTTCTCCTCGTGGAGGTGACATTCCCGCCGCGCTCCTGTTGCTGGCGCTCGATCCACTCGTCGATGTCGTGGCGCCGGAAACGCCAGGCGTCGCCCACCTTGAACGCCGGTAGTTCGCCGCGTTCCGCCATCCGGTACACGGTGCGCTGATTTACGCTCAAGTACTCGGCCAGCTGCCGGACTGTCCACGCGGGATGAGGAGATTCGCTCATGCTTGTCATCATGGGACGAGGAGCCATGGGTGGCAACACAGTACACGAGAGAGCAGCTGGAAACAAGTAGTTACTTGCATTAGCTTGGCGATGAAGTTGATGTTGCCCACCGTTGATGTTGCCCACCATTGTCTCGACGAGCACCGGCACTCTGAGCCGGGTCCAGCATTTCGGGTTCGTATGGACGGCCCGCGAACTCGCGCGCCAAGTGCGTGCGACAAGCGATGCTCGGCGGCGCGGCCTGCGGCGTGCACGCCGAGCGATAGATCCGCCGCGCTCGCTCCTGCGCACGCCTTGGCCGCGGGATCGCACGCGCGGTTCCTGGCACGGTTGGCGCCGCGGCCTTCGGCGTGCAGGATGAAGCGCACGCCTCGGCCGCGGTCACACGCGAGGTTGATCATCCCGTAGCGCGGTAGCGTCCACCCGCCAGCAGACGGGCCCGCGGGCCCGCGTCCAGTCAAGTACATTCCCGTCCGCAGCACTGTCAATCGTATCGCCCCTTTCACCTCCCTCAACCCCTCCGGGCTTCGCCCTCCGGGGTCCTCCGCTTCGCTCCGGCCCTGCGGGTGACGGAGGCGAAACCGGCGGGAGGCGGCCCGACTGGGTCCACGTGGCGCTCTGGCCTCTTCTCGGTCCGTGCGTTCCTCTCACGCGCGCGCCTTCGCGATTGCGCGCGCGCCCTCGCCTGGATGTGGGGTCGCCTCCCGCCTGGGGCGCTCGCAGATGAGCGTCTGCGGGCGGGGCTCGCAGGGGGCCGGCGTTGGTGCCGGCTCAACCTTCCAGGGAGGTGCGTCATGGCTGGAGCACTGGGTTTCGTGGCGGTGGTCGGGGCGCGGGTGTTGCCGGAGACGGCGGCACCCCAGGTGGCGGAGGCGGTGCGGTGTTTTCTCTCGCGGGGCTG
The Candidatus Rokuibacteriota bacterium DNA segment above includes these coding regions:
- a CDS encoding helix-turn-helix domain-containing protein, with product MSESPHPAWTVRQLAEYLSVNQRTVYRMAERGELPAFKVGDAWRFRRHDIDEWIERQQQERGGNVTSTRRRRSKS